In Solenopsis invicta isolate M01_SB chromosome 1, UNIL_Sinv_3.0, whole genome shotgun sequence, one genomic interval encodes:
- the LOC113005260 gene encoding uncharacterized protein LOC113005260, with protein sequence MANKVGWKCIIPHCSSPARAPGHYFPKNNLLKKWLEAISIPWISNLPAEEIKKCRICHLHFNENSYIFSLHRRRLKHNAIPNQNLIIRTDESDQVSQLNQIQEISEIIETVEADISPSMNLPSTSQVQEENITLENHVNIDEEQQTTQPFNLSVTMSKSSISRIHRLILSNITRKKSLNPIAKEMYDKCRMLTKQNNALRKNLISYKQRIKYATKFTTLNFWKKYSALSNTQKIFIDMQIKNIRKKPNFFKILYKN encoded by the coding sequence ATGGCCAATAAAGTGGGATGGAAATGTATAATTCCACATTGCTCATCTCCTGCTAGAGCTCCTGGACattattttcctaaaaataatCTCTTAAAAAAATGGCTAGAGGCAATATCAATACCATGGATATCAAATCTACCAgcagaagaaattaaaaaatgtagaatttgccacttacattttaatgaaaactcGTACATTTTTAGTTTGCATCGTAGACGATTAAAGCATAATGCCATtccaaatcaaaatttaataattagaacAGATGAAAGTGATCAAGTTTCTCAACTTAATCAAATCCaagaaatttctgaaataattgaaaCAGTTGAAGCTGATATTTCTCCTAGTATGAATCTACCTAGTACAAGTCAAGTCCAAGAAGAAAATATCACTTTGGAAAACCATGTAAATATTGACGAGGAACAACAAACAACACAACCGTTTAATCTAAGCGTAACAATGTCTAAAAGTTCTATAAGCCGTATTCATAGACTTATACTTAGCAATATAACTAGAAAGAAGTCCTTGAATCCAATAGCGAAAGAAATGTACGATAAATGTAGAATgcttacaaaacaaaataatgccTTGCGTAAGAATCTGATAAGTTACAAACAACGGATTAAGTATGCTACTAAATTTACTACtcttaatttttggaaaaaatattctGCACTAAgtaatacacaaaaaatatttatagatatgcaaattaaaaacataagaaaaaagcctaattttttcaaaattttgtacaaaaattaa
- the LOC105202076 gene encoding potassium channel AKT2/3 isoform X1: protein MVGQCHSVIVHSVRKEDGYHQDIIKIWNLKLGRGIVIPDKISVRRLTDRTDGRHRKLARTRDSGVETGNDSNDSSIVQQDGQQQQQIAVGQVINNDVTAVNTDSSGEFSKLATYDWTSLRLPLPRPWLQDEAKWSSSDVMLLPKRTLFKINTSEMLEMIGIRNTHKTSELLKAHDPYRSKIRGHLRPWRKGTNQVLLSFTDWQTCNMHRRMRLAATTNNVALVKHLLDLGVSPNNHDDHGRTPLHIAACRGYTEIVRLLLEYGADPNQRDCVGNTPLHLGTVNGKLSVVTLLLTAGTDVLAIDSYGYNPLQLAKTKLRLLQQHCNGDLLKAKEEMHNVINMLMAYLQKQKNMQEQVETLSNFCSRLSLSNTTDQVQDDVKDLLENIDALNITD, encoded by the exons atatcattaaaatttggAACTTAAAACTTGGACGTGGAATA GTAATTCCTGATAAAATCTCCGTGAGACGCTTGACAGATCGTACCGATGGACGACATCGCAAACTCGCGAGGACGAGAG ACTCTGGAGTGGAGACCGGGAATGATTCGAATGATAGCTCGATCGTCCAACAAGACggtcagcagcagcagcaaatTGCTGTTGGCCAGGTCATAAACAACGACGTCACAGCTGTAAACACCGATTCCAGTggagaattttcaaaattggcCACATATGACTGGACTAGTTTACGGCTACCCTTGCCTCGTCCTTGGCTCCAAGATGAAGCCAAGTGGAGCTCGTCCGATGTCATGCTGTTGCCAAAGAGGACCCTATTTAAAATCAACACATCAGAG atGTTGGAAATGATAGGAATACGGAATACACATAAGACCAGTGAGTTATTAAAAGCTC ATGATCCTTACCGTTCTAAAATAAGAGGACACCTACGTCCATGGCGCAAAGGTACAAATCAAGTTCTTCTTTCCTTTACTGATTGGCAAACTTGTAACATGCATCGAAGAATGCGATTGGCTGCTACTACAAATAATGTAGCTTTAGTGAAACATCTTTTGGATCTTGGAGTATCACCTAACAATCATGATGATCATGGGCGAACACCTCTTCATATTGCAGCTTGCag GGGTTATACAGAAATAGTTCGTTTATTGTTGGAGTATGGTGCAGATCCGAATCAACGTGACTGTGTTGGAAATACACCACTACATCTGGGCACAGTTAATGGCAAACTATCGGTAGTAACGCTACTTTTAACAGCTGGTACTGACGTTCTCGCAATAGATTCATATGGTTACAATCCACTACAATTAGCGAAAACAAAATTGAGGCTATTACAACAACACTGTAATGGAGATTTGCTTAAGGCCAAGGAGGAGATgcataatgtaattaatatgttaatgGCATATCTACAAAAGCAAAAGAATATGCAAGAACAGGTAGAAACACTGAGCAATTTCTGTTCGCGTCTTTCATTATCCAATACCACGGATCAGGTTCAAGATGATGTTAaagatttattagaaaatatagatGCTCTCAATATAACTGATTAA
- the LOC105202076 gene encoding potassium channel AKT2/3 isoform X2, with the protein MDDIANSRGREIFSTGSKFRNAALVLPDHSNSVACSNVNMTSIDSGVETGNDSNDSSIVQQDGQQQQQIAVGQVINNDVTAVNTDSSGEFSKLATYDWTSLRLPLPRPWLQDEAKWSSSDVMLLPKRTLFKINTSEMLEMIGIRNTHKTSELLKAHDPYRSKIRGHLRPWRKGTNQVLLSFTDWQTCNMHRRMRLAATTNNVALVKHLLDLGVSPNNHDDHGRTPLHIAACRGYTEIVRLLLEYGADPNQRDCVGNTPLHLGTVNGKLSVVTLLLTAGTDVLAIDSYGYNPLQLAKTKLRLLQQHCNGDLLKAKEEMHNVINMLMAYLQKQKNMQEQVETLSNFCSRLSLSNTTDQVQDDVKDLLENIDALNITD; encoded by the exons ATGGACGACATCGCAAACTCGCGAGGACGAGAG attttcagtactggtagtaaatttcggaacgcagccctTGTGTTGCCCGATCACAGCAATAGTGTTGCGTGCTCCAATGTAAACATGACATCAATAGACTCTGGAGTGGAGACCGGGAATGATTCGAATGATAGCTCGATCGTCCAACAAGACggtcagcagcagcagcaaatTGCTGTTGGCCAGGTCATAAACAACGACGTCACAGCTGTAAACACCGATTCCAGTggagaattttcaaaattggcCACATATGACTGGACTAGTTTACGGCTACCCTTGCCTCGTCCTTGGCTCCAAGATGAAGCCAAGTGGAGCTCGTCCGATGTCATGCTGTTGCCAAAGAGGACCCTATTTAAAATCAACACATCAGAG atGTTGGAAATGATAGGAATACGGAATACACATAAGACCAGTGAGTTATTAAAAGCTC ATGATCCTTACCGTTCTAAAATAAGAGGACACCTACGTCCATGGCGCAAAGGTACAAATCAAGTTCTTCTTTCCTTTACTGATTGGCAAACTTGTAACATGCATCGAAGAATGCGATTGGCTGCTACTACAAATAATGTAGCTTTAGTGAAACATCTTTTGGATCTTGGAGTATCACCTAACAATCATGATGATCATGGGCGAACACCTCTTCATATTGCAGCTTGCag GGGTTATACAGAAATAGTTCGTTTATTGTTGGAGTATGGTGCAGATCCGAATCAACGTGACTGTGTTGGAAATACACCACTACATCTGGGCACAGTTAATGGCAAACTATCGGTAGTAACGCTACTTTTAACAGCTGGTACTGACGTTCTCGCAATAGATTCATATGGTTACAATCCACTACAATTAGCGAAAACAAAATTGAGGCTATTACAACAACACTGTAATGGAGATTTGCTTAAGGCCAAGGAGGAGATgcataatgtaattaatatgttaatgGCATATCTACAAAAGCAAAAGAATATGCAAGAACAGGTAGAAACACTGAGCAATTTCTGTTCGCGTCTTTCATTATCCAATACCACGGATCAGGTTCAAGATGATGTTAaagatttattagaaaatatagatGCTCTCAATATAACTGATTAA
- the LOC105202074 gene encoding protein smoothened isoform X2, whose amino-acid sequence MKMIFLLILCCLLLCNGLPLELEHGFIAKGDSKNSTWKDRDLSLTHRFKDPNYLLDRYPMGELSPDISTCLRPAKCIPLSKNTCMGTKLPYTFTTLDLIPEHVTQDIVEERLYLLQALKHVPKCWAVVQPFLCSIFMPKCINDTVELPSSELCKIVSGPCRMLMNHTIWPSFAKCENTKLFARLCQNDMRESKFNTTGKCLKPLVPTDNALSIFDGVEGCGTQCYNPLYTPDEHNQIHTLIGWAASICLACNLFTIITFLIDWRSANKYPASVIFYINVCFMVSCIGWLIQFIPGSRDEIICGKDGTLRTREPSGVNLCVFVFALIYFSLVAAMAWFVILTYAWHMGFRALGTIQDRLDRKNAYFHIIAWCTALVLTVAIMALNRIDGNSITGICFVGHTDHLMKGFVLVPVLVAVLIGGYFLCRGLYTLIRLKISSQEIISKRASSKIKKTIFKIVIFSIMTLLTVIMTFYYYIYEIQNLHQWQESFRNYMICTIVTQYEDVSEKCKMDVKPSTGTLQLHLLTLFALGGSMMLWIWTKSTVNTWCRFLRKKFNRESEEPPIRLTKHKLIAHLFASQKTFNKAGRLSISFHNAHADPVGLNFDLNSAGSQDFSTTWAAALPKLIKRRCAIAGGNTGSVSSNRRNSGDSEISYSFRCVSMESRRNSLDSQISVQIAQVKTTRKVASRSRGRRGKIRRDFGKSRSAKIDPLSRRGSTTSQDSQLMTQVPIQMPNMGRRLGNAGLDERTLKIIDTKNTGMLLPFLLRGQSDENLSSDEKRQDMIDKDTDIEVGNMEKEDEQDSDSEGSQSEDEVKMLNPENAHERNKNKERSNKKTYNHESARSRESRGKYVLQDETLLKHLLQEANDIKMKNENEKKEAYRKAVMSDLDSSLTSCYPELTRLLQSNGQTSAREMATQTSLPLDILEMEELKQSIDEIINSRHCSSKGTQISPQLKKNKNIMT is encoded by the exons ATGAAG atgaTATTCTTGCTAATTCTTTGTTGTCTGTTGCTTTGCAATGGCTTGCCTTTGGAACTGGAGCATGGATTTATAGCAAAAGGTGATAGCAAAAACAGTACATGGAAGGATAGGGACTTGAGTCTAACTCATAGATTCAAAGATCccaattatttattagatagaTATCCTATGGGTGAATTATCACCGGATATCTCGACTTGTCTCCGACCTGCCAAATGTATTCCATTGTCTAAAAATACTTGTATGGGTACAAAATTACCTTATACTTTTACCACATTAGACCTTATACCAGAGCATGTAACTCAAGACATTGTTGAG GAAAGATTGTACTTATTACAAGCTTTGAAACATGTGCCAAAATGTTGGGCAGTTGTTCAACCttttttatgttcaatattTATGCCAAAGTGCATTAATGATACAGTCGAACTGCCGTCTTCAGAATTGTGCAAGATAGTATCCGGACCCTGCAGAATGCTGATGAATCACACAATATGGCCGAGTTTCGCAAAGTGcgaaaatacaaaattgtttgCGCGACTGTGCCAGAATGACATGAGGGAATCGAAATTTAATACCACAGGCAAATGTTTGAAACCTCTTGTACCTACTGACAATGCTCTCTCAATTTTTGATGGAGTGGAGGGCTGTGGGACTCAATGTTACAACCCGTTATACACGCCTGACGAACACAATCAAATACACACGTTGATCGGATGGGctgcaagcatttgtttggcCTGCAATTTGTTCACCATT ATAACATTTCTGATAGATTGGAGAAGTGCAAACAAGTATCCAGCTTcagtgatattttatataaatgtttgttttatgGTATCTTGCATTGGCTGGTTGATTCAGTTCATTCCTGGCAGCAGAGATGAAATTATATGCGGTAAAGATGGAACATTAAGGACGAGAGAACCGAG tggGGTGAATCTATGCGTCTTTGTTTTTgccttaatatatttttctctagtGGCAGCTATGGCATGGTTTGTCATATTAACATATGCTTGGCATATGGGTTTTCGTGCACTTGGAACAATACAAGACCGGCTAGACAGAAAGAATGCTTACTTTCATATAATCGCTTGGTGCACAGCACTCGTTCTGACAGTCGCAATAATGGCGTTAAATCGTATTGACGGCAACAGTATAACGGGAATCTGCTTTGTGGGTCATACTGATCATTTAATGAAAGGTTTTGTGTTAGTTCCTGTATTAGTTGCAGTGCTAATAGGAGGATATTTTCTATGCAGAG GACTCTACACGCTTATTCGCTTAAAAATAAGCAGTCAAGAGATCATATCTAAAAGAGcaagttcaaaaataaaaaaaactatttttaaaatagtgatCTTTTCTATAATGACTCTTTTAACTGTTAttatgacattttattattacatttatgaaATTCAGAACTTGCATCAGTGGCAAGAAAGTTTTAGAAATTACATGAT ATGTACGATTGTGACACAGTATGAAGATGTatctgaaaaatgtaaaatggatGTAAAGCCCAGCACAGGAACACTGCAATTGCATTTGCTTACATTATTTGCCCTCGGTGGATCTATGATGCTGTGGATTTGGACGAAATCAACAGTCAATACATGGTGCAGATTTCTAAGAAA AAAATTCAATCGCGAGTCTGAAGAGCCTCCCATAAGACTGACCAAACATAAGCTTATTGCGCATTTATTCGCAAGCCAGAAAACGTTTAATAAAGCCGGTCGTTTATCCATAAGTTTTCACAATGCTCACGCGGATCCAGTTGGATTGAACTTCGATCTCAATTCCGCGGGATCACAAGACTTTAGCACCACTTGGGCGGCTGCCCTGCCTAAATTAATAAAGCGTAGATGCGCAATAGCTGGCGGTAATACAGGATCTGTGTCTAGTAATAGACGAAACTCGGGGGATTCTGAAATTAGTTACAGTTTCCGATGTGTTTCTATGGAATCCAGACGAAACTCTCTGGATTCGCAAATATCTGTGCAGATTGCACAAGTAAAAACGACGCGAAAGGTCGCAAGTCGGTCACGCGGTCGTCGTGGGAAAATCAGGAGAGACTTCGGGAAATCCCGATCAGCCAAAATCGATCCACTCTCTAGAAGAGGTAGCACGACTTCTCAAGACAGTCAACTAATGACTCAAGTACCGATTCAAATGCCCAATATGGGCAGGAGGCTGGGAAATGCCGGACTGGACGAACGAACTTTGAAAATTATCGACACTAAGAATACAGGAATGCTATTACCTTTTTTATTGAGAGGGCAGAGTGACGAGAATTTAAGCAGCGACGAGAAGAGACAAGATATGATTGATAAGGATACCGACATAGAAGTAGGCAACATGGAGAAGGAAGATGAACAGGACAGTGACAGCGAAGGAAGTCAGTCGGAGGATGAAGTAAAAATGCTAAACCCAGAAAATGCGCAtgaacgtaataaaaataaagagcgTAGCAATAAGAAAACTTATAATCATGAAAGTGCTAGAAGTCGCGAAAGTAGGGGCAAGTATGTTCTGCAGGATGAAACTCTTTTGAAGCATCTACTTCAGGAAGCTAATGATATTAAGATGAAAAACGAAAACGAAAAGAAAGAGGCGTATAGGAAAGCTGTAATGAGCGACTTGGATTCTAGTCTCACCTCGTGTTATCCAGAGTTAACAAGATTGTTGCAAAGCAACGGACAGACTAGTGCTAGAGAGATGGCAACACAGACATCGTTGCCATTGGATATATTGGAGATGGAAGAGTTAAAGCAGAGTATCGACGAGATAATTAACAGCAGACACTGCAGTTCCAAAGGAACACAAATATCTCcacaattaaagaaaaacaagaatATCATGACGTAA
- the LOC105202074 gene encoding protein smoothened isoform X1, producing the protein MKMIFLLILCCLLLCNGLPLELEHGFIAKGDSKNSTWKDRDLSLTHRFKDPNYLLDRYPMGELSPDISTCLRPAKCIPLSKNTCMGTKLPYTFTTLDLIPEHVTQDIVEERLYLLQALKHVPKCWAVVQPFLCSIFMPKCINDTVELPSSELCKIVSGPCRMLMNHTIWPSFAKCENTKLFARLCQNDMRESKFNTTGKCLKPLVPTDNALSIFDGVEGCGTQCYNPLYTPDEHNQIHTLIGWAASICLACNLFTIITFLIDWRSANKYPASVIFYINVCFMVSCIGWLIQFIPGSRDEIICGKDGTLRTREPSGVNLCVFVFALIYFSLVAAMAWFVILTYAWHMGFRALGTIQDRLDRKNAYFHIIAWCTALVLTVAIMALNRIDGNSITGICFVGHTDHLMKGFVLVPVLVAVLIGGYFLCRGLYTLIRLKISSQEIISKRASSKIKKTIFKIVIFSIMTLLTVIMTFYYYIYEIQNLHQWQESFRNYMICTIVTQYEDVSEKCKMDVKPSTGTLQLHLLTLFALGGSMMLWIWTKSTVNTWCRFLRNIWFFLICRKFNRESEEPPIRLTKHKLIAHLFASQKTFNKAGRLSISFHNAHADPVGLNFDLNSAGSQDFSTTWAAALPKLIKRRCAIAGGNTGSVSSNRRNSGDSEISYSFRCVSMESRRNSLDSQISVQIAQVKTTRKVASRSRGRRGKIRRDFGKSRSAKIDPLSRRGSTTSQDSQLMTQVPIQMPNMGRRLGNAGLDERTLKIIDTKNTGMLLPFLLRGQSDENLSSDEKRQDMIDKDTDIEVGNMEKEDEQDSDSEGSQSEDEVKMLNPENAHERNKNKERSNKKTYNHESARSRESRGKYVLQDETLLKHLLQEANDIKMKNENEKKEAYRKAVMSDLDSSLTSCYPELTRLLQSNGQTSAREMATQTSLPLDILEMEELKQSIDEIINSRHCSSKGTQISPQLKKNKNIMT; encoded by the exons ATGAAG atgaTATTCTTGCTAATTCTTTGTTGTCTGTTGCTTTGCAATGGCTTGCCTTTGGAACTGGAGCATGGATTTATAGCAAAAGGTGATAGCAAAAACAGTACATGGAAGGATAGGGACTTGAGTCTAACTCATAGATTCAAAGATCccaattatttattagatagaTATCCTATGGGTGAATTATCACCGGATATCTCGACTTGTCTCCGACCTGCCAAATGTATTCCATTGTCTAAAAATACTTGTATGGGTACAAAATTACCTTATACTTTTACCACATTAGACCTTATACCAGAGCATGTAACTCAAGACATTGTTGAG GAAAGATTGTACTTATTACAAGCTTTGAAACATGTGCCAAAATGTTGGGCAGTTGTTCAACCttttttatgttcaatattTATGCCAAAGTGCATTAATGATACAGTCGAACTGCCGTCTTCAGAATTGTGCAAGATAGTATCCGGACCCTGCAGAATGCTGATGAATCACACAATATGGCCGAGTTTCGCAAAGTGcgaaaatacaaaattgtttgCGCGACTGTGCCAGAATGACATGAGGGAATCGAAATTTAATACCACAGGCAAATGTTTGAAACCTCTTGTACCTACTGACAATGCTCTCTCAATTTTTGATGGAGTGGAGGGCTGTGGGACTCAATGTTACAACCCGTTATACACGCCTGACGAACACAATCAAATACACACGTTGATCGGATGGGctgcaagcatttgtttggcCTGCAATTTGTTCACCATT ATAACATTTCTGATAGATTGGAGAAGTGCAAACAAGTATCCAGCTTcagtgatattttatataaatgtttgttttatgGTATCTTGCATTGGCTGGTTGATTCAGTTCATTCCTGGCAGCAGAGATGAAATTATATGCGGTAAAGATGGAACATTAAGGACGAGAGAACCGAG tggGGTGAATCTATGCGTCTTTGTTTTTgccttaatatatttttctctagtGGCAGCTATGGCATGGTTTGTCATATTAACATATGCTTGGCATATGGGTTTTCGTGCACTTGGAACAATACAAGACCGGCTAGACAGAAAGAATGCTTACTTTCATATAATCGCTTGGTGCACAGCACTCGTTCTGACAGTCGCAATAATGGCGTTAAATCGTATTGACGGCAACAGTATAACGGGAATCTGCTTTGTGGGTCATACTGATCATTTAATGAAAGGTTTTGTGTTAGTTCCTGTATTAGTTGCAGTGCTAATAGGAGGATATTTTCTATGCAGAG GACTCTACACGCTTATTCGCTTAAAAATAAGCAGTCAAGAGATCATATCTAAAAGAGcaagttcaaaaataaaaaaaactatttttaaaatagtgatCTTTTCTATAATGACTCTTTTAACTGTTAttatgacattttattattacatttatgaaATTCAGAACTTGCATCAGTGGCAAGAAAGTTTTAGAAATTACATGAT ATGTACGATTGTGACACAGTATGAAGATGTatctgaaaaatgtaaaatggatGTAAAGCCCAGCACAGGAACACTGCAATTGCATTTGCTTACATTATTTGCCCTCGGTGGATCTATGATGCTGTGGATTTGGACGAAATCAACAGTCAATACATGGTGCAGATTTCTAAGAAA TATATGGTTCTTTCTCATTTGCAGAAAATTCAATCGCGAGTCTGAAGAGCCTCCCATAAGACTGACCAAACATAAGCTTATTGCGCATTTATTCGCAAGCCAGAAAACGTTTAATAAAGCCGGTCGTTTATCCATAAGTTTTCACAATGCTCACGCGGATCCAGTTGGATTGAACTTCGATCTCAATTCCGCGGGATCACAAGACTTTAGCACCACTTGGGCGGCTGCCCTGCCTAAATTAATAAAGCGTAGATGCGCAATAGCTGGCGGTAATACAGGATCTGTGTCTAGTAATAGACGAAACTCGGGGGATTCTGAAATTAGTTACAGTTTCCGATGTGTTTCTATGGAATCCAGACGAAACTCTCTGGATTCGCAAATATCTGTGCAGATTGCACAAGTAAAAACGACGCGAAAGGTCGCAAGTCGGTCACGCGGTCGTCGTGGGAAAATCAGGAGAGACTTCGGGAAATCCCGATCAGCCAAAATCGATCCACTCTCTAGAAGAGGTAGCACGACTTCTCAAGACAGTCAACTAATGACTCAAGTACCGATTCAAATGCCCAATATGGGCAGGAGGCTGGGAAATGCCGGACTGGACGAACGAACTTTGAAAATTATCGACACTAAGAATACAGGAATGCTATTACCTTTTTTATTGAGAGGGCAGAGTGACGAGAATTTAAGCAGCGACGAGAAGAGACAAGATATGATTGATAAGGATACCGACATAGAAGTAGGCAACATGGAGAAGGAAGATGAACAGGACAGTGACAGCGAAGGAAGTCAGTCGGAGGATGAAGTAAAAATGCTAAACCCAGAAAATGCGCAtgaacgtaataaaaataaagagcgTAGCAATAAGAAAACTTATAATCATGAAAGTGCTAGAAGTCGCGAAAGTAGGGGCAAGTATGTTCTGCAGGATGAAACTCTTTTGAAGCATCTACTTCAGGAAGCTAATGATATTAAGATGAAAAACGAAAACGAAAAGAAAGAGGCGTATAGGAAAGCTGTAATGAGCGACTTGGATTCTAGTCTCACCTCGTGTTATCCAGAGTTAACAAGATTGTTGCAAAGCAACGGACAGACTAGTGCTAGAGAGATGGCAACACAGACATCGTTGCCATTGGATATATTGGAGATGGAAGAGTTAAAGCAGAGTATCGACGAGATAATTAACAGCAGACACTGCAGTTCCAAAGGAACACAAATATCTCcacaattaaagaaaaacaagaatATCATGACGTAA
- the LOC105202073 gene encoding androgen-induced gene 1 protein isoform X1, which translates to MAHVLNTLVHVVNVVAYSFTLYYAFFILHIPFLENKFSKFDPGQFKYLTMWDVILQAVFFLICLLNDLFGTNAINPKKPPFMRKLKDHVHASLGFPLAIFVGVTFWALMFVDRELVLPKALDPYFPWWLNHLMHTMIMVTTVLEMIVAPRQYPKRSRGLGILATFMLTYLVWIHVIYYKSGVWVYPVMDVLTQPLRILFFAVLLTFCTILYFVGDTLNNIIWGNENTKHKKSHAKSK; encoded by the exons ATGGCACACGTTCTAAACACCTTGGTCCATGTGGTCAACGTAGTGGCTTACAGCTTCACACTGTATTATGCCTTCTTCATACTGCACATTCCTTTCCTCGAAAACAAGTTCAGTAAATTCGATCCTGGCCAATTCAAGTACTTAACGATGTGGGACGTG ATTCTGCAAGCGGTATTCTTTTTGATATGTCTCTTGAACGATCTATTCGGCACGAACGCTATAAACCCCAAGAAGCCGCCCTTCATGCGAAAATTAAAGGATCATGTTCACGCGAGCCTCGGATTTCCCCTTGCTATA TTCGTCGGCGTGACCTTCTGGGCGTTGATGTTTGTGGACCGTGAACTGGTATTGCCGAAAGCGCTGGACCCGTACTTTCCATGGTGGTTGAACCATTTAATGCATACAATGATCATGGTGACGACCGTACTGGAGATGATCGTCGCACCACGACAATATCCCAAGCGATCTCGCGGCCTCGGAATACTCGCTACCTTCATGCTCACGTATTTAGTCTG GATACACGTAATCTATTACAAAAGCGGCGTTTGGGTATACCCCGTGATGGATGTGTTGACGCAACCACTACGGATCTTGTTCTTCGCCGTACTGCTGACGTTCTGTACGATCCTATACTTCGTCGGGGACACCTTGAACAACATCATCTGGGGTAACGAAAATACAAAGCATAAAAAGTCTCACGCCAAATCCAAGTAG
- the LOC105202073 gene encoding androgen-induced gene 1 protein isoform X2, protein MREGLAIGFHAATFLQYAFAVYYDYTYTIVPHNVTSMHNAYGGKFKFLTFWDAILQAVFFLICLLNDLFGTNAINPKKPPFMRKLKDHVHASLGFPLAIFVGVTFWALMFVDRELVLPKALDPYFPWWLNHLMHTMIMVTTVLEMIVAPRQYPKRSRGLGILATFMLTYLVWIHVIYYKSGVWVYPVMDVLTQPLRILFFAVLLTFCTILYFVGDTLNNIIWGNENTKHKKSHAKSK, encoded by the exons ATGCGAGAGGGCCTAGCGATCGGATTCCATGCGGCTACTTTTCTGCAGTACGCTTTCGCGGTTTATTACGATTACACGTACACGATCGTGCCGCACAATGTCACGAGCATGCACAACGCCTACGGTGGGAAGTTCAAGTTCCTAACGTTCTGGGATGCG ATTCTGCAAGCGGTATTCTTTTTGATATGTCTCTTGAACGATCTATTCGGCACGAACGCTATAAACCCCAAGAAGCCGCCCTTCATGCGAAAATTAAAGGATCATGTTCACGCGAGCCTCGGATTTCCCCTTGCTATA TTCGTCGGCGTGACCTTCTGGGCGTTGATGTTTGTGGACCGTGAACTGGTATTGCCGAAAGCGCTGGACCCGTACTTTCCATGGTGGTTGAACCATTTAATGCATACAATGATCATGGTGACGACCGTACTGGAGATGATCGTCGCACCACGACAATATCCCAAGCGATCTCGCGGCCTCGGAATACTCGCTACCTTCATGCTCACGTATTTAGTCTG GATACACGTAATCTATTACAAAAGCGGCGTTTGGGTATACCCCGTGATGGATGTGTTGACGCAACCACTACGGATCTTGTTCTTCGCCGTACTGCTGACGTTCTGTACGATCCTATACTTCGTCGGGGACACCTTGAACAACATCATCTGGGGTAACGAAAATACAAAGCATAAAAAGTCTCACGCCAAATCCAAGTAG